The genomic segment TCTGGAATGAAAAAGCGGAAAAGTTGTTTCGAGAACTTCTCCCAGGGCCACTCACCCTCATTCTTAAAAAAAAGGAAATCGTTCCAGACCTGCTGGTTAGTGGAACCGGAAAAATCGGATTACGGATGCCTGGAAATAATCTGGTTCTGCAATTGGTAGCGGCCGCCGGGGTACCTATTACCGCTACCAGTGCCAATAGCTCCGGAAAGGAATCCCCTTTTACCGTAGAAGAAGTGCTCCAACAACTGGAGGAAGGACTGGAAAGGGTCGATTTAATTTTGGATCAGGGAGAGACCCTTTATCGAAGGTCATCGACTATTGTGGATATATCGGAAGAGACACCGAAGGTTTTAAGGGAAGGACCTATCTCCCCTCAGCAAATCTTTACAATTTTAGGCTCTTCCTATTGACAGAGAACTTATCTACCTCGTATATTAAAACTTGCTTATCTGGTGTCCCCATCGTCTAGCCCGGCTTAGGACATCGCCCTTTCACGGCGGCAACGGGGGTTCAAATCCCCCTGGGGACGTTCAATCAGTTAAGGGATTACCGGAGTGTAATCCCTTTTTTATTTTTGAAGGTCTTAAACCTAAGAAAGGGGTGAAAGATTCACCCCGGGATGAAAGAATTTTCAGGCTTTTATCTCTAAATACCTTACCTTTGCCTCTAACTGCCTGCACAGGAATTCAGGAACTCTCCCCATTTACCGCTCGTCGACTCACTTTAACTACCTGGATAAGGATTAAGGAGCTGGTGTAGGACCTACCGGAAAGTCTATTGGAAGGGCTTTACCAATAGCCGTAGCTTCAGGGCTACACTCGGAGTGTCCGAATCCACCGGTACTAACGGGATGGCCTTGAGCATTTAAGGTAATATAATAAAAAGCATTATCGAAAGTAGAAAACGAGTTTTTGTGGACATAGATCTTCTCCTTCATTGTTTATCCCAGGGTCTTGAATTTAAAAAACCATGGGATAATAAGAAAAATAGGAACCTATTTAAAATAAACCCAAATATCGAGGGTCTATCACCGCTTCCGCTACGTGGGGGGAGGTTTCCTTCGGAGCTTGAAACGGAGCTTGAAAAAATTCTGGATTTCTGAATCCCCCGACTTGCGTCGGGGGCCACCAACCATTCGTCCCTGCCGGGACTTTTCAGCTTAACTTGGCGTGTAGGGAGTTAGGGGGTCAGGTTGGTAAAAAGATACCCTTGGAAGGGGGATAGTATCGGTCAGAAGATAAAATTTTATTTAAAATAAGATAAAAAGGGATATATTTGAGTATAATTATCTAAACTTACTTTTAAAATTTATTTTCTGCTGGTTATTAATGAGGGGGAGCAGGGCTTTCAGGGGTAGTTAACCTAGAAGGCTTTTTAGAGAAAGCTTGTAGATAGGCCCCCTTTCCCGACCCTTCCCCCACTGGGGCAGGAGGACTTTGCTCCGAAGTTCCCTCTCCTGCCAAACGAGGGGAGGGACAGGGTGGGAGCGCGCTTACTAACCCGCACTTCCACAAAAACCTCCTCCAGAAAGGAGAAGCGAGGGGGTAAAGAAAGAATGGTTTTTAAATTTAACTCTACAGGATGCTTATACGATTTAAAATTCGGGTAAAATTAGGGGCCCCTGGCTTTGAGGTAAGAATAAATCAAAACCTTTAAAGTCAGGAGTGTAGGCGTCCGGCCTGCCTGTCTCCTCTAACTTTATGGAAAACCATCTAAATACCCTGATCCAACAGATCAGCTCTTTTACCAGGATCCCCATCTCCGTTTATCGCCTTCAATTCAATCATACTTTTACCTTTCGGGATGCCCAACGGCTCATTCCCTATCTCTACGAGCTAGGGATCAGCGACTGTTACGCCTCTCCTTACATGAAGGCACGACCGGGAAGCCTGCACGGTTATGATATCATAGATCATAATGCCCTTAATCCAGAAATCGGAACAGAGGAAGATTACCAAGCATTCGTGCAGGAATTGAGAGCACACGGCATGGGCCATATTCTCGATTTTGTACCCAATCATGTTGGAATTGCAGAAAGTAGTAATCCCTGGTGGCAGGATGTTCTCGAGAATGGTCCGAGTTCCCGCTTTGCCTCTTTTTTCGATATCGATTGGAAACCTTTGAAACCCGAATTGGAGAACAAAGTCCTTCTTCCTATTTTAGGGGATCAATACGGTAAAGTTTTGGAAAATCAAGAACTGATTTTGACC from the Candidatus Limnocylindrales bacterium genome contains:
- a CDS encoding L-threonylcarbamoyladenylate synthase, translated to MIRQPPIRDCRYGLDLQILQEAVEILREGGIVVCPTDTGYLLGGDGLREEVIRKIFEIKGRSFNKPIHLVVSDKEMAQRLAVWNEKAEKLFRELLPGPLTLILKKKEIVPDLLVSGTGKIGLRMPGNNLVLQLVAAAGVPITATSANSSGKESPFTVEEVLQQLEEGLERVDLILDQGETLYRRSSTIVDISEETPKVLREGPISPQQIFTILGSSY